GATATGAATTATCGTCAGTATCGGTTGAATTATTTTGCAATAAATGCTTTAATGGCACGTGCCTATTTGTGGAGTGGAAACACGCAGAAGGCTGGCGAGTATGCCCGAACCGTGATAGAAAAGGTTAGTGATAAGAATACGCCTTTATTTCCATTGATTGATGCCGATTACATGGAGGCTAATTCAGACCGGGTGTTCTCCCCGGAGGTACTGTTCTCTCTTTACAATACTTCTCGCCCGGATGTTGTTTACAAGACGTTGTTCGTACCGACATTGGCGACAACGAGTATATTGACGATGGCGGGAGATCTGGCAACGGGTAGGGTTAATGAAACGTATGATGATAAGAATGATTATCGTTATCGTATGTGGGAATCTACCGTGGAGAATAACCGGGAAGTAACCTATTTTATCAAGTATATGGATGAAACCCGGACGGGGTCGGAGGCTTATCGTTATATGATTCCGCTGATTCGGATGAGCGAATTGTACTTGATTGCGGCAGAATGTGAAACTAATGTACAAACGGCTTTAGACAAGTATTTTAACCCGTTGCGTTTTAGTCGTAATTGCGTGAATCAAAATGCATCTTCTGCGGAAGAGTTAAAGAGTTTGATTCGGGCCGAGTATGTGAGAGAATTTATTGGTGAGGGACAGTTGTTTTTCTATTATAAACGGAATGCTTTGCAACACATCCCGGATGGAGGTACGGTGAATAGTATAAAGAATATTTCTTTGGATAGTTACGTGTTCCCCTTACCGGATAGTGAAACGAGCCAGCGGGCGGAGTAAACGGAATATGGTTTTACTAAAAAGACATGAATATGAAAAAGATAATATATATGATCGCTCTTTTTTGGGCGGCTATCGGAATGATCAGTTGTGAAAAAGAGGTGAAAGATTATGATGGGGAAGAAGGTGTTTACTTTTACGTGCAATGGGGTGCCGAGTGGGGAGACACGACGAAATGGGCAAACCAGTCTTACACACCCGTCGAATTTGTGAACATTTTGGGAGATACATACGAGGTGAAAGTGAGAGTGATGTCAACCGGAAGAGTGAAGGATTATGACCGGACTTTCCAGATGGTGGTTGATAAAGATTCTACCACAGCTGTGGTGAATCAGAATTATGAACCGTTTGAGGAGATGCAGGTGATTAAAGCCGGACAGACTTATGCGGATGTGGTTATCCATTTGAAAAGAAACGAGAATATTATGGAGGTTGAAAAAGTGCTGGGTTTAAGACTCCTTCCAACGAATGATTTTATTATCGGTATTCCCGAATGGGGCAAGTTAGCCGGAATGTGGTCTAGCGAAGGTTCTAGTGAATTTGATGCCTCCGTGCATAAGATTATCATGAGTGACTTTATCGTGAAACCGGCTCGTTGGATCGGGGGAGTGTACGATCAGCCGGGAGATACGGAAAGTGGACGTTGGGGAGTTTTCACGGTAAAGAAGTACAAGTTGATTTGTGACCAGTTTGATTTGACGTATGAAGACTTTCAAACTGAAGCAACTATGCCGGGAGCGAAACAAGCCGTGATTCAAGAACATATGGCTAACTATCTACAAGAGCTTTATGATAAAGGAACTCCAGTATTGGAGGATGATGGACGTTTGATGTGGTTCATGGGAGTATCTTGGACGTCTGTCGTGGGAGTACCTTGGGTACCAGAACAATAGGTTGAATGTATAAAATAGTATGTTATGAGACGAAATATAATATTGTTTTTGATGTTAGCCTTTTCATGTGTCGTAGTTTCTTGTTATGATGATAAGGGATCTTATGATTACACGGAGGTGAATGAGATTGTGATAGACGAGCTGGGGGATGGTTATAGTATGATCTTTAAAAAAGATACACTGAAAATTAAACCCAAGCTATTATTTTCACTAGACAGTTTAACACCCGATAGATATGAGTATGAGTGGAAAGCTGTTCCGGGAGTGGCTAGTGATCTTTCTAGCGAAGTGATAGGAACGGAACGGGAGTTGAAGTATTTTATGGAGCTTTACCCGGGATCTTACGCCCTTTATTTGAAAGTGAGGGATAAGCAAACCGGACTGTTGTGGATGAATTATACCTCTTTAGTCGTGAGAACGGAGGTTGCCCGTGGATTCCTTTTGATTGGGGATGATGAGGATGGATTCGTGAACGTGGACATGATTGCCATGCCGGGAGACACGATCGTGTTGAAGAACCTATTGTCAAATAATGGATTGCCACCTATGCGAGGAGCAAAAAGTATTATGTACACGAGTGCTTATACTGCGTCTATGGACCCGTATGTGAAATTATGGGTTGCTACGGAGGATCGTTCCTATTACGTGAATACGACGACATTTGAGGGTGATCCTTTAAATACTTTCGAACGTATGGTCTATTCAAGTTTTGAAATGCCGGAGCAATTGAATCCCGTACACATGATTGCTAAAAATAGAGCTGGAAATATGTCCACGAATCGTATGGTTGTTTGTGATAACGGATATGTTTTCATGGTGTCTCTTTATAGTGGAGAGTATTATCCGAATCCGATGAATAGGGCTTCAAAATCTCAGGATGTGTTGTTCAAAGCTTATCCTTATATATTCTCGTCTCCGGGGTACGTGTATGGTGCGGTGCTTTATGATACGGACGATAATCGTTTCTTGCGTTTTGGAACGTTTGACACTTATTCTCGAGAGTTGTCTGATGGAACGGGAGATATTTTCCCGTGGATTCAACCGGAAGGTCGGGTGTTATGGTATGCAGAGAATACGATGGATACGGAGGGGGGAAGTTCTAACGGAAATTCATTTGCCTTGATGAAAGATACTGAAACCAATCAATTTCATATTTATAAGTTCTATGCTTATAGTAATGCTTATAAACGAGCTTATTATGCCATAAATTCTTCTTTGGCGACCGGGATAAATGATGCAAAATTGTTTGCTTTTTCGTCAAAACGTTCAATGTTCCTCTATGCCGTGGGAAAGACCTTGTATGCGTATGATT
The window above is part of the Butyricimonas paravirosa genome. Proteins encoded here:
- a CDS encoding RagB/SusD family nutrient uptake outer membrane protein; its protein translation is MNAIKKIKSVFATGLVLLLVSCNSWLEVDPEDRIMDNTLFKDKEGFMTALNGVYSELNKTSLYGRNLTMGMIDVMAQYYNCNIADHAYARYMDYSYEDATYKTQIDNIWSGLYTMIANCNAIIEHCGNGNSVLPDEYYRMIKGEAIGLRAMMHLDLLRMFGPIWSATGKETVCMPYMTVADRVVQPLLRADSVMSYIIKDLETASSLLSTVDPVITEGAKNYGEEVGSNDMNYRQYRLNYFAINALMARAYLWSGNTQKAGEYARTVIEKVSDKNTPLFPLIDADYMEANSDRVFSPEVLFSLYNTSRPDVVYKTLFVPTLATTSILTMAGDLATGRVNETYDDKNDYRYRMWESTVENNREVTYFIKYMDETRTGSEAYRYMIPLIRMSELYLIAAECETNVQTALDKYFNPLRFSRNCVNQNASSAEELKSLIRAEYVREFIGEGQLFFYYKRNALQHIPDGGTVNSIKNISLDSYVFPLPDSETSQRAE
- a CDS encoding DUF4843 domain-containing protein, translated to MKKIIYMIALFWAAIGMISCEKEVKDYDGEEGVYFYVQWGAEWGDTTKWANQSYTPVEFVNILGDTYEVKVRVMSTGRVKDYDRTFQMVVDKDSTTAVVNQNYEPFEEMQVIKAGQTYADVVIHLKRNENIMEVEKVLGLRLLPTNDFIIGIPEWGKLAGMWSSEGSSEFDASVHKIIMSDFIVKPARWIGGVYDQPGDTESGRWGVFTVKKYKLICDQFDLTYEDFQTEATMPGAKQAVIQEHMANYLQELYDKGTPVLEDDGRLMWFMGVSWTSVVGVPWVPEQ
- a CDS encoding PKD-like family lipoprotein, whose product is MRRNIILFLMLAFSCVVVSCYDDKGSYDYTEVNEIVIDELGDGYSMIFKKDTLKIKPKLLFSLDSLTPDRYEYEWKAVPGVASDLSSEVIGTERELKYFMELYPGSYALYLKVRDKQTGLLWMNYTSLVVRTEVARGFLLIGDDEDGFVNVDMIAMPGDTIVLKNLLSNNGLPPMRGAKSIMYTSAYTASMDPYVKLWVATEDRSYYVNTTTFEGDPLNTFERMVYSSFEMPEQLNPVHMIAKNRAGNMSTNRMVVCDNGYVFMVSLYSGEYYPNPMNRASKSQDVLFKAYPYIFSSPGYVYGAVLYDTDDNRFLRFGTFDTYSRELSDGTGDIFPWIQPEGRVLWYAENTMDTEGGSSNGNSFALMKDTETNQFHIYKFYAYSNAYKRAYYAINSSLATGINDAKLFAFSSKRSMFLYAVGKTLYAYDYNKGYEKLYKMELDDEITMLKFDIQSNTTYNDLYIATYNSTTGGTLQKYVLGTDQNKFELTPDERCHWTDLVKVKDMDWRNSTK